Proteins from one Listeria innocua genomic window:
- the hemB gene encoding porphobilinogen synthase produces MSNQFDRHRRLRKTKTMRDLVRETVLHTDDLIYPIFVKDGTEPKTEVVSMPGVFQFPLHELEAEMNAVTSLGIKAVILFGIPAEKDAVGTQAYHDHGIIQEATRLIKSKFPEIIVVADTCLCEFTDHGHCGVIENGQILNDESLELLKQTAVSQAAAGADIIAPSNMMDGFVQVIREGLDEAGFYDIPIMSYAVKYASAFYGPFRDAAGSAPQFGDRKSYQMDPANREEALREAQSDEQEGADFLIVKPSLSYLDIMRDVKNHTNLPVVAYNVSGEYAMVKAAAQNGWIDEERIVLEMLTSMKRAGATLIITYFAKDVATYLNK; encoded by the coding sequence ATGAGTAATCAATTTGATAGACATCGTCGTTTAAGAAAGACAAAAACAATGCGTGATTTAGTGAGGGAGACAGTTTTACATACAGATGATTTAATCTATCCGATTTTTGTCAAAGATGGTACAGAACCAAAAACAGAAGTAGTTTCCATGCCAGGTGTTTTTCAATTTCCTCTACATGAATTAGAAGCGGAAATGAACGCTGTTACGAGCCTTGGAATTAAAGCTGTTATTTTATTTGGAATACCTGCTGAAAAAGATGCTGTTGGCACACAAGCTTATCATGATCATGGTATTATCCAAGAAGCAACTAGATTAATAAAAAGCAAATTTCCTGAAATAATTGTGGTAGCAGATACATGTTTATGTGAATTCACAGATCATGGACATTGTGGTGTAATCGAGAATGGTCAAATTCTAAACGATGAATCACTAGAATTACTGAAACAAACAGCTGTCAGTCAAGCTGCTGCTGGTGCGGACATCATTGCTCCTTCAAACATGATGGATGGTTTTGTTCAAGTAATCAGAGAAGGCCTTGATGAAGCTGGGTTCTACGATATACCAATTATGTCTTACGCAGTGAAATACGCTTCTGCATTTTATGGACCTTTCCGTGATGCCGCTGGTAGTGCACCGCAATTTGGAGATAGAAAATCCTATCAAATGGATCCCGCGAATCGCGAAGAAGCATTACGGGAGGCTCAATCGGATGAGCAAGAAGGAGCAGACTTTCTAATAGTGAAGCCATCTCTTTCGTACCTTGATATAATGCGAGATGTAAAGAATCATACGAATTTACCTGTTGTAGCCTATAATGTTAGCGGTGAATATGCAATGGTAAAAGCAGCAGCTCAAAATGGTTGGATTGATGAAGAGCGAATTGTTTTAGAAATGCTGACTAGTATGAAACGAGCTGGAGCGACATTAATTATTACTTACTTTGCAAAAGATGTAGCAACATACTTAAACAAATAG
- a CDS encoding uroporphyrinogen-III synthase yields MIKKIVLTREASKNKPWQDYFSQNGFDVESIPLIETHPKKISLSLNQKEADWLFLTSANAVEYFFNEQAGKLNYKIAVIGEKTKEKLAEYGYKPNFVPSVYQSEVFLSEWLSENTSQTSILLPQSNLSRTIIEDTLTQNGHLVFPIELYETSFPENSQTILIEQLKLDEKRIIIFASPSAWKNFYTIAKQFSIKNENWRIASIGNITTEAILADGWEVTYQPKTFTMKHLADLIIQEEFK; encoded by the coding sequence ATGATTAAAAAAATTGTTTTAACAAGAGAAGCGAGCAAAAATAAACCATGGCAAGATTATTTTTCGCAAAATGGTTTCGACGTTGAATCAATTCCACTAATTGAAACGCATCCTAAAAAAATTAGTCTGAGTCTAAATCAAAAAGAGGCAGACTGGCTTTTTTTAACAAGTGCGAATGCAGTAGAATATTTCTTCAATGAACAAGCTGGTAAATTAAATTACAAAATAGCCGTTATTGGAGAGAAAACAAAAGAAAAGTTAGCAGAATATGGATATAAGCCTAATTTTGTACCGTCCGTTTACCAATCAGAAGTATTTTTGTCTGAGTGGTTAAGTGAAAATACTAGCCAAACAAGTATTTTACTTCCACAAAGCAACTTAAGTCGAACGATAATAGAAGATACACTGACGCAAAACGGCCACCTAGTTTTTCCGATTGAATTATATGAAACAAGCTTCCCAGAAAATTCTCAAACAATATTAATCGAACAATTAAAACTAGATGAAAAACGAATAATTATTTTCGCTAGCCCCTCTGCTTGGAAGAACTTTTATACGATTGCGAAACAATTTTCTATTAAAAATGAAAACTGGCGCATTGCATCAATCGGTAATATAACTACCGAAGCAATTTTAGCAGATGGTTGGGAAGTTACATACCAACCAAAAACCTTCACCATGAAGCACTTAGCTGATTTGATAATACAGGAGGAATTTAAATGA
- the hemC gene encoding hydroxymethylbilane synthase has protein sequence MKRKIIVGSRRSKLALTQSNWVIKKLKENYPEIDFEIKEIVTKGDRILDVTLSKVGGKGLFVSEVEQALSDEVIDFAVHSMKDVPSSLKDGLVIGAIPKRESPLDCFVFNEVSTLDDLPKGAVIGTSSLRRAAQLLKHRPDFVVKPIRGNIDTRLQKLHAENFDAIILAKAGLARMGWLENTSLKLEDISPELCLPAVGQGALAIECRETDLQICDMLASIHHEETGICVEAERVFLKKLNGGCEIPIAGFATKTGDSVHFKGLVGNSDGSIILESERTGASPAEIGNQVAEELLSEGADTIIKELRNI, from the coding sequence ATGAAACGGAAAATAATTGTTGGTTCAAGACGTAGTAAATTAGCTTTAACACAGTCTAACTGGGTGATAAAAAAACTCAAAGAAAACTATCCTGAAATCGATTTTGAAATAAAAGAAATTGTTACAAAGGGCGACCGTATTTTAGATGTTACTTTGAGTAAAGTCGGTGGAAAAGGTCTATTTGTTTCTGAAGTTGAGCAAGCTTTGAGCGATGAAGTAATAGATTTCGCGGTACATAGTATGAAAGATGTGCCTTCAAGTTTGAAAGATGGACTAGTCATTGGAGCAATTCCAAAACGTGAATCCCCATTAGATTGTTTTGTTTTTAATGAGGTAAGCACGCTAGATGACTTACCAAAAGGTGCAGTAATCGGCACAAGTAGTCTACGTCGCGCGGCACAACTCTTAAAACATCGTCCTGATTTTGTCGTTAAGCCAATTCGTGGCAATATTGATACTCGGCTTCAAAAATTACATGCTGAAAACTTTGATGCAATCATTTTAGCAAAAGCTGGACTTGCACGAATGGGTTGGCTTGAAAATACGAGTTTAAAACTAGAAGATATATCTCCTGAATTATGTTTACCTGCTGTAGGGCAAGGGGCTCTTGCTATCGAATGTAGAGAAACCGATCTTCAAATTTGCGATATGCTAGCTTCTATTCACCATGAAGAAACGGGAATCTGTGTAGAAGCAGAGCGCGTTTTCTTGAAAAAACTAAATGGCGGCTGCGAAATCCCAATTGCTGGATTTGCGACAAAAACAGGCGATTCAGTTCACTTTAAAGGTTTGGTTGGTAACTCAGATGGTTCCATTATTCTTGAATCTGAACGAACTGGTGCGAGCCCAGCTGAAATTGGCAATCAAGTAGCTGAAGAATTGCTGAGTGAAGGTGCAGATACCATTATCAAAGAGCTGAGAAATATATGA
- the hemA gene encoding glutamyl-tRNA reductase: MFILTMGLNHHTAPIDIREKLVFKETEEEMALVTLLQEKSILENVIISTCNRTEIVAVVDQIHTGRYYLKRFMANWFQMDMEKIEPYLFFHEEAEAVNHLYKVTAGLDSLVLGETQILGQVKHAFEIAKQTGTTGTLLNKLFREVVTFAKKVHHHTKINENAVSVSYAAVEVAKKLYGSLDNKKIVLIGAGEMSELALQNLAGSGIADITIINRTKSNAEILAHQFQAKVGAYENMSDHLLEADIVLVSTSAEEPIIKQVAMQELMEQKASSMLVIDIGLPRNVEHDCSYIPNFHLYDIDDLAGVVSANSLERQRIVQELENTIETEVRSFFEWEKQLGVVPVIRALREKALDMQEVTMTSLENKLPGLTEREYVQIGKHMKSIINQMLKQPISELKEMSVEENADTSIEHFKRIFGLTETDVAIIEKEQAETRS, translated from the coding sequence ATGTTTATTCTCACCATGGGGCTGAATCATCACACAGCACCAATCGACATCCGCGAAAAATTAGTTTTTAAAGAAACGGAAGAAGAAATGGCCTTAGTAACATTACTGCAGGAAAAAAGTATCCTCGAAAATGTTATTATTTCGACATGCAATCGTACGGAGATTGTGGCTGTCGTCGATCAAATACATACAGGCAGATATTACTTAAAACGCTTTATGGCCAATTGGTTTCAAATGGATATGGAAAAAATCGAGCCTTATTTGTTTTTTCATGAAGAAGCAGAGGCCGTCAATCATTTATATAAAGTAACTGCGGGACTCGATTCACTTGTGCTCGGAGAAACGCAAATTCTCGGACAAGTAAAACATGCATTCGAAATCGCGAAACAGACTGGAACAACAGGCACACTCTTAAATAAACTTTTTCGGGAAGTAGTTACTTTTGCTAAAAAAGTGCATCATCATACGAAAATTAACGAAAATGCCGTTTCGGTCAGTTATGCAGCTGTAGAAGTTGCCAAAAAACTATATGGTTCATTAGATAATAAAAAAATCGTCCTTATTGGAGCAGGGGAAATGAGCGAACTTGCTTTACAAAATCTTGCTGGAAGTGGCATTGCAGATATTACTATTATCAATCGCACAAAATCTAACGCAGAAATATTAGCGCATCAATTTCAAGCAAAAGTTGGTGCATATGAAAATATGTCGGACCATTTGTTAGAAGCAGATATTGTTCTCGTCTCAACAAGTGCTGAAGAGCCGATTATTAAACAGGTAGCTATGCAAGAATTGATGGAACAAAAAGCGAGCTCTATGCTTGTAATTGACATCGGCTTACCAAGAAATGTTGAACATGATTGTTCATATATTCCCAATTTCCATTTATATGATATTGATGATTTAGCTGGAGTGGTAAGTGCTAACTCTTTAGAACGTCAAAGGATCGTTCAAGAACTTGAAAACACCATTGAGACAGAAGTTCGAAGCTTTTTTGAATGGGAAAAACAACTCGGCGTCGTTCCTGTCATCCGAGCTTTGCGCGAAAAAGCGTTAGATATGCAAGAAGTTACTATGACTAGCTTAGAAAATAAACTTCCTGGATTAACAGAACGTGAATACGTCCAAATCGGGAAACATATGAAAAGTATCATTAATCAAATGCTAAAACAACCTATCTCAGAATTAAAGGAAATGTCTGTGGAAGAAAATGCAGATACAAGTATTGAACATTTTAAACGGATATTTGGTTTAACGGAAACAGATGTAGCTATAATAGAAAAAGAACAAGCTGAAACGAGGAGTTAA
- the yihA gene encoding ribosome biogenesis GTP-binding protein YihA/YsxC, with amino-acid sequence MDVNNVELVISAVRPEQYPETDLPEYALAGRSNVGKSSFINTMIRRKSMARISQKPGKTQTLNFYKIEEALFFVDVPGYGFAKVSKTEREKWGVMIETYITSREQLRGVIQIVDLRHKPTEDDRMMYEFLKYYDIPVIVVATKADKIPRSKWQKNAKIVRETLDFDPDDKFVLFSSETKMGKDEAWQFIKEGME; translated from the coding sequence ATGGATGTAAATAATGTAGAACTAGTAATAAGCGCTGTTCGACCAGAGCAATACCCTGAAACAGACCTTCCAGAATATGCACTTGCAGGTCGATCCAACGTCGGAAAGTCATCGTTTATTAATACGATGATTCGCCGTAAAAGTATGGCAAGAATTTCACAAAAACCAGGAAAAACACAAACGCTAAATTTTTATAAAATTGAAGAAGCACTTTTCTTTGTCGATGTACCAGGCTATGGTTTTGCTAAAGTTTCAAAAACCGAACGCGAAAAATGGGGCGTGATGATTGAAACTTATATTACTTCTCGTGAGCAACTTCGTGGTGTTATTCAAATTGTAGATTTGCGCCATAAACCTACAGAAGATGACCGAATGATGTATGAATTTCTAAAGTATTATGATATTCCGGTTATCGTTGTAGCAACAAAAGCCGACAAAATCCCACGCAGCAAATGGCAAAAAAATGCTAAAATTGTTCGCGAAACACTTGATTTTGATCCTGACGACAAATTTGTCTTATTTTCTTCTGAAACAAAGATGGGAAAAGACGAAGCATGGCAGTTTATCAAAGAAGGAATGGAATAA
- the thrS gene encoding threonine--tRNA ligase, which translates to MKITFPDGAVKEFEPGVSTADIAASISPGLKKKALAGKLNGELLDLVTPIHEDGAIEIVTPDHEDALGILRHSTAHLMAQALKRLYPDVKFGVGPAIESGFYYDIDTEAVISDESLVEIEKEMQKIVRENVPIEREVVSREEAIKRFEAIGDQYKLELIEAIPEDETVTIYTQGEFFDLCRGVHVPSTGKIQVFKLLSVAGAYWRGDSNNKMLQRIYGTAFFDKNGLKEFIQMQKEAKERDHRKLGKELDLFANSIEVGQGLPLWLPKGATIRRVIERYIVDKEERLGYNHVYTPIMANVELYKTSGHWDHYHEDMFPTMKMDNEELVLRPMNCPHHMMIYKNDIHSYRELPIRIAELGMMHRYEMSGALSGLQRVRGMTLNDAHVFVRPDQIKDEFKRVVELILEVYKDFDIKDYSFRLSYRDPKNTEKYFDDDAMWEKAQAMLKSAMDEMNMDYFEAEGEAAFYGPKLDVQVKTAIGKEETLSTVQLDFLLPERFDLTYIGEDGEKHRPVVIHRGVVSTMERFVAYLIEEYKGAFPTWLAPVQMELIPVNADAHLDYAKGVQDKLQRAGLRAEVDDRNEKLGYKIREAQTKKIPYALVLGDQEVEAGSVNVRRYGSKDSETMDLDAFIAQVVAEVSKY; encoded by the coding sequence ATGAAAATCACATTTCCAGACGGCGCTGTAAAAGAATTTGAGCCAGGCGTGTCAACAGCTGACATCGCGGCTTCCATCAGCCCAGGTCTAAAAAAGAAAGCACTCGCAGGTAAATTAAACGGAGAATTACTTGACTTAGTAACTCCAATCCATGAAGATGGGGCAATTGAAATCGTCACTCCGGATCATGAAGATGCACTTGGCATTTTGCGCCATAGTACTGCTCATCTAATGGCTCAAGCGCTAAAACGACTTTATCCAGATGTGAAATTTGGAGTTGGTCCAGCGATTGAATCTGGTTTCTACTATGATATTGATACAGAAGCTGTTATTAGTGATGAATCTTTAGTTGAAATCGAAAAAGAAATGCAAAAAATCGTTCGTGAAAATGTACCAATCGAACGCGAAGTTGTTTCTCGTGAAGAAGCAATTAAACGTTTTGAAGCGATTGGCGATCAATATAAATTAGAACTAATCGAAGCAATTCCTGAAGATGAAACAGTGACAATTTATACTCAAGGCGAGTTTTTCGACCTTTGTCGCGGTGTCCATGTTCCTTCTACTGGTAAAATTCAAGTGTTTAAACTGTTAAGCGTGGCTGGTGCATACTGGCGCGGAGACAGCAACAACAAAATGCTTCAACGTATTTACGGCACAGCTTTCTTTGACAAAAATGGTTTAAAAGAATTTATCCAAATGCAAAAAGAAGCAAAAGAACGTGACCATCGTAAATTAGGGAAAGAATTAGATTTATTCGCGAACAGTATCGAAGTCGGTCAAGGACTACCTCTTTGGTTACCAAAAGGTGCAACTATCCGTCGCGTTATTGAGCGTTACATCGTGGATAAAGAAGAACGCCTAGGTTACAATCACGTTTATACTCCAATTATGGCAAACGTGGAACTTTACAAAACAAGCGGTCACTGGGATCACTACCATGAAGATATGTTCCCAACTATGAAAATGGATAACGAAGAACTTGTGTTACGCCCAATGAACTGCCCACATCACATGATGATTTATAAAAATGACATTCATAGTTATCGTGAACTGCCAATCCGTATTGCAGAACTTGGCATGATGCACCGCTATGAAATGAGTGGAGCACTTTCAGGACTACAACGTGTTCGTGGCATGACTCTAAATGATGCACATGTATTTGTTCGCCCAGATCAAATTAAAGATGAATTCAAACGCGTTGTGGAGCTAATTTTAGAAGTATATAAAGACTTTGATATTAAAGATTACTCCTTCCGCCTAAGCTATCGCGATCCGAAAAATACTGAAAAATATTTTGACGATGATGCGATGTGGGAAAAAGCCCAAGCAATGCTTAAATCCGCAATGGATGAAATGAATATGGATTACTTTGAAGCAGAGGGTGAAGCTGCGTTTTATGGTCCAAAACTAGATGTTCAAGTAAAAACTGCTATAGGAAAAGAAGAAACTCTTTCTACTGTACAACTTGACTTCTTACTTCCAGAACGCTTTGATTTAACTTACATCGGCGAAGATGGTGAAAAACATCGCCCAGTAGTTATTCACCGCGGTGTTGTATCGACAATGGAACGCTTTGTTGCTTACCTAATTGAAGAATATAAAGGTGCTTTCCCAACTTGGTTAGCTCCAGTTCAAATGGAACTTATCCCAGTTAATGCCGACGCTCATTTAGATTATGCAAAAGGTGTACAAGATAAATTACAACGCGCTGGACTTCGCGCGGAAGTAGATGACCGTAACGAAAAACTAGGATATAAAATCCGTGAAGCGCAAACTAAGAAAATCCCATACGCATTAGTGCTTGGGGACCAAGAAGTAGAAGCTGGTTCTGTAAACGTTCGTCGCTACGGCTCTAAGGATTCAGAAACAATGGATCTAGATGCCTTCATTGCACAAGTAGTAGCAGAAGTAAGCAAATATTAA
- the dnaI gene encoding primosomal protein DnaI — protein sequence MDNIERTLGQLFEGRDFEKEYQGLKQQVLHYQPIQDFFKENKEDITEQLINQNLSNLYEFMTQHKKFTEQEETLMPGYAPKLVLNGEFITVTYYPTKEKIEEDKRRAVERRIRSLYMPKQVVDANLADFYTDEESRKLALVEAYQFLNNYPPQNGERVKGLFIHGSFGTGKSYLLGALAKELALKGISTTLVYLPEFMREVKQSISDNTVGEKIQFAKETEVLMLDDIGAESMTAWTRDEVLGAILQFRMQEELPTFFSSNYNMDQLENHLMFAQNGTEEKLKARRIMERVRYLSKEVNLEGKNRRF from the coding sequence ATGGATAACATCGAAAGAACATTAGGACAGCTTTTTGAAGGGCGAGATTTTGAAAAAGAATACCAAGGTTTAAAACAACAAGTTCTCCATTATCAACCAATTCAAGATTTTTTCAAGGAAAATAAAGAAGATATTACGGAACAATTAATTAATCAAAACTTGTCTAATTTGTACGAATTTATGACGCAACATAAAAAATTCACAGAGCAAGAAGAGACATTAATGCCTGGTTATGCTCCAAAACTTGTCCTTAACGGGGAATTCATTACTGTCACCTATTATCCAACAAAAGAAAAAATTGAAGAAGATAAACGTCGTGCTGTCGAGCGGAGAATTCGTTCGCTTTACATGCCAAAACAAGTGGTGGATGCTAATTTAGCTGACTTTTATACCGATGAAGAATCGCGTAAACTGGCGCTTGTTGAAGCTTATCAATTTTTAAATAACTATCCACCTCAAAATGGTGAGCGTGTGAAGGGGTTATTTATTCATGGAAGTTTTGGGACTGGAAAATCCTACTTGCTTGGAGCACTTGCAAAAGAGTTAGCTTTAAAAGGTATTTCGACGACTCTAGTTTATTTACCAGAATTTATGCGGGAAGTGAAGCAGTCTATTTCGGATAATACTGTTGGCGAAAAAATCCAGTTTGCCAAAGAAACCGAAGTATTAATGCTTGATGATATTGGCGCAGAATCGATGACAGCGTGGACACGCGATGAAGTGCTGGGTGCGATTTTACAATTCCGGATGCAAGAAGAATTACCAACATTCTTCTCGTCTAATTACAATATGGATCAACTTGAGAATCATTTAATGTTTGCTCAAAATGGTACTGAAGAAAAACTAAAAGCTCGCCGAATCATGGAACGGGTGCGTTATTTATCTAAAGAGGTCAACTTAGAAGGAAAAAATCGCCGCTTCTAA
- a CDS encoding replication initiation and membrane attachment family protein, with the protein MTEFWMELQAVDSYQVKASGILTGADRKIITMLYQPLMGAECLALYQTLFTEVEENRLWSEAHSHVQLLNMLDISLKALFEARLKLEGLGLLKSYVKTENDQRFYIYEILPPLSPEKFFSDGLLNIYLYSKIGNAQFQRLRRFFADETFDTDTYSEITRSFQDVFEPFKGGSSAVPSESNQVLVDKIAPKEIEFDDASFDFNLFLSLLSPGMIAREKITKEVRQTILKLHGIYQVSEKDMPSYLYRALDANGEIDIVYLRKIVREGYTIENGAPPKLQMKQETPVKKEPEEALNDEEALQVYLESITPFQLLVDISDGAIPAETDLRVVEEVMNQQNLPVPVMNVLIEYVLLRLDRKLSKNYMMTIAAHWKRKNVKTAKEAMDLAWQEHEKYKRLQEEPATPKNNNYNRNYQKSTRKEILPDWFDKEQVAPAENKMTDKEKQTLEEQVREIKERLNKR; encoded by the coding sequence TTGACGGAATTTTGGATGGAGCTTCAGGCGGTAGATAGCTATCAAGTGAAGGCAAGTGGGATTTTGACAGGTGCCGATAGAAAAATAATTACGATGTTGTATCAACCGTTAATGGGGGCGGAATGTCTTGCTTTATACCAAACCCTGTTCACAGAAGTGGAAGAAAACAGACTCTGGTCAGAAGCGCATTCGCACGTCCAACTTTTAAATATGCTTGATATTAGTTTGAAAGCGTTATTCGAGGCGCGATTGAAACTAGAAGGCTTAGGTCTTTTAAAAAGTTATGTGAAAACAGAAAATGACCAACGCTTTTATATTTACGAAATTTTACCACCGTTATCACCCGAAAAGTTTTTTTCAGATGGTCTTTTAAATATTTATTTATATAGTAAAATTGGCAATGCGCAGTTTCAGCGTTTGCGTCGTTTTTTTGCAGATGAAACTTTTGACACAGATACATACAGCGAAATTACTCGTTCGTTCCAAGATGTTTTTGAACCGTTTAAAGGTGGCAGTAGTGCAGTTCCATCAGAATCTAATCAGGTTTTAGTGGATAAAATTGCGCCAAAAGAAATCGAATTTGATGACGCGAGTTTTGACTTTAATTTATTCTTAAGTTTACTTTCGCCAGGGATGATTGCCCGGGAAAAAATAACAAAAGAAGTGCGCCAAACGATTTTAAAATTACACGGGATTTATCAAGTTTCTGAAAAAGATATGCCGAGTTATTTGTATCGTGCGCTTGATGCAAATGGCGAAATCGACATCGTTTATTTACGAAAAATCGTGCGCGAAGGCTACACGATTGAAAACGGCGCACCACCAAAATTGCAAATGAAGCAGGAAACACCTGTAAAAAAAGAACCAGAAGAAGCTTTAAATGATGAAGAAGCCCTTCAAGTTTATTTAGAGAGCATCACGCCATTCCAATTATTAGTGGATATTTCAGACGGCGCGATCCCGGCAGAAACCGATTTACGCGTCGTAGAAGAAGTCATGAATCAACAAAATCTGCCGGTTCCCGTGATGAATGTGCTAATTGAATATGTTTTACTTCGCCTAGACCGGAAGCTTTCTAAAAATTACATGATGACTATCGCGGCCCACTGGAAACGAAAAAATGTAAAAACGGCAAAAGAAGCTATGGATCTCGCGTGGCAAGAGCACGAAAAATATAAACGACTACAAGAAGAACCAGCCACACCGAAAAATAATAATTACAACCGAAATTACCAAAAATCCACTAGAAAAGAAATTTTACCGGATTGGTTTGATAAAGAACAAGTTGCTCCAGCAGAAAACAAAATGACAGATAAAGAAAAACAAACGCTTGAAGAACAAGTTCGTGAAATTAAAGAACGACTAAATAAAAGGTAG
- the nrdR gene encoding transcriptional regulator NrdR, whose amino-acid sequence MRCPTCKYNGTRVVDSRPADDGNSIRRRRECEKCGFRFTTFEKVEESPLIVVKKDGAREEFAREKVRRGLIRACEKRPVSAEQIEEIVNEVERELRNIGDSEIASDLIGEKVMNKLASLDEVAYVRFASVYRQFKDISVFVEELKDLMEKNKDR is encoded by the coding sequence GTGAGATGTCCTACTTGTAAATATAATGGCACGCGTGTTGTAGACTCAAGACCGGCAGACGATGGTAACTCCATCCGAAGAAGGCGTGAATGTGAAAAATGCGGATTCCGTTTTACTACTTTTGAAAAGGTAGAAGAGAGTCCTTTAATAGTTGTGAAAAAAGACGGGGCAAGAGAAGAATTTGCTCGTGAAAAAGTAAGACGTGGTTTAATAAGAGCTTGTGAGAAACGCCCAGTTAGTGCGGAACAAATTGAAGAAATCGTGAATGAAGTAGAGCGCGAACTAAGAAACATTGGTGACAGCGAAATCGCTTCTGATTTAATCGGTGAAAAAGTAATGAATAAATTAGCGAGTCTTGATGAAGTTGCCTACGTGCGCTTTGCATCGGTTTATCGCCAATTTAAAGATATTAGTGTGTTTGTAGAAGAACTAAAAGATTTGATGGAAAAAAATAAAGATAGGTGA
- the coaE gene encoding dephospho-CoA kinase (Dephospho-CoA kinase (CoaE) performs the final step in coenzyme A biosynthesis.), which translates to MGKTIGLTGSVATGKSTVSNLIQQAGIPLVDADVAARKVVEKGTDGLAEIVAYFGKDILLEDGTLNRAKLGEIIFQDKEKREKLNEITHPRVKDYMLNERERFFEAGEKVVFFDIPLLFESHLESLMDQIIVVWTTPETELKRLMERNNLTKEEALARINSQMGIDEKAKKADFVIDNNESLEKTQKQVLTFIERFVNNK; encoded by the coding sequence ATGGGTAAAACAATTGGATTAACAGGAAGTGTGGCAACAGGAAAGTCAACTGTGAGTAACCTGATTCAGCAAGCTGGAATTCCGCTAGTTGATGCTGATGTCGCAGCTAGAAAAGTAGTTGAAAAAGGAACAGATGGCCTAGCGGAAATTGTTGCATACTTTGGAAAAGACATTTTACTTGAAGACGGTACTTTAAACCGGGCTAAATTAGGAGAAATTATTTTTCAAGATAAAGAAAAACGGGAGAAATTAAATGAAATTACCCATCCTCGCGTGAAAGACTATATGTTGAATGAAAGAGAACGCTTTTTTGAAGCAGGAGAAAAAGTTGTATTTTTTGATATTCCGCTACTTTTTGAAAGTCATTTAGAATCTTTAATGGATCAAATTATCGTGGTTTGGACGACACCGGAAACAGAGTTAAAGCGTTTAATGGAACGAAATAACCTAACTAAAGAAGAGGCATTAGCAAGAATTAATAGCCAAATGGGAATTGATGAAAAGGCGAAAAAAGCCGATTTTGTGATAGATAATAATGAGTCACTGGAAAAAACACAAAAGCAAGTCCTTACATTTATCGAGCGTTTTGTTAATAACAAATAG